A single genomic interval of uncultured Desulfobulbus sp. harbors:
- a CDS encoding type VI secretion system contractile sheath large subunit encodes MAEKITKIAVLAPFAAGMGRQPGRFAHVCQDLAPALEVFGRDCVLEVPPTLVPEGRVSVPLVPPDGLTAATWFPRLRQHCRDHAGGEEMPPSAPAPASSAPKPAASPLDDLLDMVALPEQSMPRAGESWQTQQNPETALLNHILQHPDFQGRCAAWQGLSWVQALAGGAVHWLLVDFAPADCPEALQELAELLLAEEPELLVADLPLTNTPRDQQALAALAEIGDQLLAPVLSWLASPFWGIRNWQEIDRLAYLPTLLNQPQYGKWRALCHRDEARLLWTGVGRVALVQESEQALPPHTTEPLWLSPAWALTALILNQQKDTGLPYPLAGGRIAPPTATTFVLEARFDEDRCLQFLDAHQAPLIGNTSSITFAGLPLSDGSSLDLQLLLRSLLGWLFSLDPGHYGAEELQARLRSLWKAAGIEAPAAIDFTVEQDNLFLSIRPLAALSAAGGDITLQLPWNDTQSSERAKGA; translated from the coding sequence ATGGCTGAAAAAATCACCAAAATTGCAGTGCTGGCCCCCTTTGCCGCCGGTATGGGCCGGCAACCGGGACGCTTTGCTCACGTTTGCCAGGACCTTGCCCCAGCGCTTGAGGTCTTTGGCCGGGACTGCGTCCTCGAAGTCCCGCCTACCCTGGTTCCCGAGGGGAGAGTCAGTGTTCCCCTTGTCCCCCCGGACGGACTCACTGCGGCAACCTGGTTTCCCCGGCTCCGCCAGCACTGCCGAGATCATGCCGGTGGGGAAGAGATGCCTCCGTCCGCACCGGCACCGGCATCGAGCGCACCGAAACCTGCCGCCTCGCCCCTCGATGATCTTCTCGATATGGTCGCCCTGCCTGAGCAATCAATGCCCCGGGCAGGCGAATCTTGGCAAACACAGCAAAATCCTGAAACCGCCCTGCTCAACCATATCCTCCAGCATCCCGATTTTCAGGGGCGCTGCGCTGCCTGGCAGGGGTTGAGCTGGGTCCAGGCCCTGGCCGGCGGTGCCGTGCACTGGCTGCTGGTGGATTTCGCTCCCGCCGACTGCCCCGAGGCGTTGCAAGAGCTTGCGGAACTGCTCCTTGCTGAGGAACCCGAGTTACTGGTCGCAGACCTGCCCCTGACCAATACCCCACGCGATCAGCAAGCCCTGGCCGCCCTGGCCGAAATCGGCGACCAACTACTCGCCCCCGTCCTCAGTTGGTTGGCCAGCCCCTTTTGGGGGATCAGGAACTGGCAGGAGATTGACCGCCTTGCCTACCTCCCCACCCTGCTCAATCAGCCGCAATACGGCAAGTGGCGCGCGCTCTGCCACCGCGACGAGGCCCGCCTCCTCTGGACCGGAGTGGGCCGTGTTGCCCTTGTCCAGGAGTCTGAACAGGCCCTTCCGCCGCACACAACCGAACCCCTCTGGCTCTCACCGGCCTGGGCGCTCACGGCGCTCATCCTCAACCAGCAGAAAGACACCGGCCTGCCCTACCCCCTTGCCGGAGGACGGATCGCGCCGCCGACCGCCACCACCTTTGTCCTGGAAGCCCGCTTTGATGAAGACCGCTGCCTCCAGTTCCTCGATGCCCATCAGGCCCCGCTCATCGGCAACACGAGTTCTATAACCTTTGCCGGACTGCCGCTCTCCGACGGTAGCAGCCTTGATCTGCAACTCCTGCTCCGCTCCCTCCTTGGCTGGCTTTTCAGTCTTGATCCCGGCCACTATGGGGCGGAAGAGCTGCAGGCCAGGCTCAGATCGCTGTGGAAAGCGGCCGGAATAGAAGCCCCGGCAGCAATCGATTTTACCGTCGAGCAGGACAACCTCTTCCTCTCCATCCGACCGCTTGCCGCACTCTCAGCCGCAGGAGGGGATATCACCCTGCAACTGCCCTGGAACGATACACAATCATCCGAGAGAGCCAAGGGAGCCTGA